The Niallia alba genome includes a window with the following:
- a CDS encoding helix-turn-helix domain-containing protein: protein MSELGNRLKEAREAKGLTLEELQEITKIQVRYLVGIEEGNYSMMPGKFYTRAFIKQYAEAVDLVPEELFEEYKDEVPTTVNDELPQNLSRVNSRRSLDGGSSKVFDILPTILIAILVLAVVFLVWYFVFAKDSNPEKQSNNTGEQNSVYMRSDALEEKEKEKANEDANKDEEKVIEEEEKVEEETPKQEITKQDTVGRTTTYEVKNAEKFVVKLVATGKVWVDIQNGKNYSFFQGIIEKGGSESKEVDLSKETEAHIIIGNSQVDVFVNDEKLELGDSSSRQDLVIKYLKEE, encoded by the coding sequence TTGAGTGAATTAGGAAATCGATTAAAGGAAGCTAGGGAAGCCAAAGGACTAACGTTAGAAGAATTACAAGAAATTACAAAAATTCAAGTCCGCTATTTAGTTGGCATTGAAGAAGGTAATTACAGTATGATGCCAGGTAAATTCTATACGCGGGCATTTATCAAACAATACGCGGAAGCCGTAGATTTAGTACCAGAAGAATTATTTGAAGAGTATAAAGATGAGGTACCGACGACGGTAAACGATGAGTTGCCGCAAAATTTATCAAGAGTAAACTCGAGAAGATCATTAGATGGAGGCAGTTCGAAAGTATTTGATATTCTGCCTACTATCCTTATTGCTATCCTTGTGTTAGCAGTTGTTTTCTTGGTTTGGTATTTTGTGTTTGCAAAAGATTCTAATCCAGAAAAACAATCCAATAATACAGGTGAACAAAATTCAGTTTATATGAGATCTGATGCGTTAGAGGAGAAGGAAAAAGAGAAAGCTAACGAAGATGCTAATAAAGATGAAGAAAAAGTAATAGAAGAAGAGGAAAAAGTAGAAGAAGAGACACCGAAACAAGAGATTACGAAACAAGATACAGTTGGAAGAACAACTACTTATGAAGTTAAAAATGCAGAAAAGTTTGTTGTTAAGCTTGTGGCAACAGGAAAAGTTTGGGTAGATATTCAAAATGGCAAAAACTATTCTTTTTTCCAAGGTATTATTGAAAAAGGTGGATCTGAATCCAAGGAAGTAGATTTATCAAAAGAAACAGAAGCTCATATCATAATCGGAAATAGTCAGGTAGATGTTTTTGTTAATGATGAGAAATTAGAGCTTGGTGATTCTTCTTCTAGACAGGATCTTGTCATTAAATATTTAAAAGAAGAATAG
- a CDS encoding competence/damage-inducible protein A — protein sequence MNAEIIAVGSELLLGQIANTNAQFISKHLADLGVNVYYHTVVGDNAGRLKEAIKIAETRAQLLIFSGGLGPTKDDLTKETIANHIGKELVFDETALQSIEDYFVRTKRTMTENNKKQALVLEECDVLPNDHGMAPGMFLKKDDHFYMLLPGPPKEIQPMFVKYGFPALQKQMTSKDVIVSRVLRFFGIGESLLETKIEDLIDAQTNPTIAPLAGDGEVTLRITCKHDSVTEADKLIAKTEEEIFARVGEFFYGYDDTTLMNELSHVLLKKKLTLAAAESLTGGLFQQEITSIPGAGNIFQGGVVCYTNEVKHQILHVKESTIQEHGVVSEQCAKELAENVAQLLNADIGISFTGVAGPDELEGNPVGTVYIGIAKKGEPTKVEALALSGTRAGNRVRSVKYGQYFLLKLLGNR from the coding sequence ATGAATGCAGAGATTATCGCTGTTGGCTCAGAGTTATTACTAGGGCAAATAGCTAATACAAATGCACAATTTATCTCTAAACATTTAGCAGACTTAGGAGTAAATGTTTATTATCATACTGTTGTTGGAGATAATGCTGGTCGTTTAAAGGAAGCAATTAAAATTGCAGAAACACGGGCGCAATTACTTATTTTCTCAGGAGGACTTGGACCAACAAAGGATGATTTAACGAAGGAGACGATTGCTAATCATATAGGAAAAGAGCTTGTCTTTGATGAAACAGCACTACAATCGATTGAAGATTATTTTGTGCGGACAAAGCGCACAATGACAGAAAATAATAAAAAACAAGCATTAGTTTTAGAAGAATGTGATGTTCTTCCAAATGACCATGGGATGGCTCCGGGAATGTTTCTAAAAAAAGACGATCATTTTTATATGCTTTTACCAGGACCACCTAAAGAAATTCAGCCGATGTTTGTAAAATACGGATTTCCAGCGCTTCAGAAACAGATGACAAGTAAAGATGTAATTGTTTCTCGCGTGCTGCGCTTTTTCGGAATTGGTGAATCGTTATTAGAAACAAAAATTGAAGATTTAATTGATGCACAGACAAACCCTACCATTGCACCGCTTGCGGGAGATGGCGAGGTAACACTACGTATAACATGTAAGCATGATTCGGTAACAGAAGCAGATAAATTAATTGCAAAGACAGAAGAGGAAATATTTGCGCGCGTAGGCGAATTTTTCTATGGCTATGATGATACAACTTTAATGAATGAACTTTCTCATGTGTTATTAAAGAAAAAATTGACCTTAGCAGCGGCAGAAAGTCTAACAGGCGGATTATTCCAGCAGGAAATTACAAGCATACCTGGCGCTGGGAACATCTTTCAAGGTGGTGTTGTCTGTTATACGAATGAAGTAAAGCACCAAATTCTTCATGTAAAAGAGTCAACGATACAAGAGCATGGTGTTGTAAGCGAGCAATGCGCAAAAGAGTTGGCTGAAAATGTTGCCCAATTACTAAATGCGGATATTGGAATAAGCTTTACAGGGGTTGCAGGTCCAGATGAATTAGAAGGTAACCCGGTTGGTACGGTCTATATTGGGATTGCCAAAAAAGGCGAGCCGACAAAAGTAGAGGCGTTAGCTTTAAGTGGAACAAGAGCCGGCAATCGAGTTAGAAGTGTGAAATACGGTCAATACTTTCTATTAAAACTGTTGGGAAATAGATAA
- the yfmF gene encoding EF-P 5-aminopentanol modification-associated protein YfmF, whose translation MSVATEKITKYSGFQLHTVKTGKFKTNTIVVKWRTPITKENATHRALLPYVMQNSTKKYPSTAKLRSYVEELYGATFFIDLAKKGEYHIVSFSLEIANEKFLSDPTPLLKKGLEFLAEVIFQPNVSENGFDQNVIENEKRALKQRIQSIYDDKMRYSNQRVIDVMCEDEPYALSVYGEKDEVDSITPQSLYSYYKKAVTEDQIDLYMVGDIQEEEVDAYLEELFPFKERTVKSIDRRTPHEAREVKEVREVQDIKQGKLNMGFRTNVVYGDPEYFALQVLNGIYGGFSHSKLFINVREKESLAYYAASRLESHKGLLLVMSGIDNQNYDKAVKIIKEQMELMKKGEFSDQEIMQTKAVIHNQMLETLDTSRGMIELFYHNSVSDKYVEMGEWLHIMSKVSREEIIEAAKKIELDTIYFLTGSEGNA comes from the coding sequence ATGAGTGTAGCAACAGAAAAGATTACGAAATATAGCGGCTTTCAATTACATACAGTAAAGACAGGAAAATTTAAAACGAATACGATTGTGGTGAAATGGCGAACTCCCATTACAAAAGAAAATGCGACACACAGGGCGCTTCTTCCTTATGTGATGCAAAATAGCACGAAGAAATATCCATCCACAGCAAAGCTTCGTTCCTATGTGGAAGAACTTTACGGAGCTACTTTTTTTATTGATCTTGCGAAAAAAGGTGAGTACCATATTGTTTCTTTTTCATTAGAAATAGCAAACGAAAAGTTTTTATCAGATCCAACTCCTTTATTGAAAAAGGGACTGGAGTTTTTAGCAGAGGTTATTTTTCAGCCAAATGTCTCCGAGAATGGTTTCGATCAAAACGTAATTGAAAATGAAAAACGGGCTTTAAAGCAAAGAATTCAATCCATTTATGATGATAAAATGCGTTATTCTAACCAACGTGTGATTGATGTAATGTGTGAAGATGAACCATATGCATTAAGCGTATATGGAGAAAAAGACGAAGTTGATAGCATTACACCACAATCCCTGTATTCTTATTACAAAAAAGCAGTAACAGAGGATCAAATTGATCTGTATATGGTCGGTGATATTCAGGAAGAAGAGGTAGACGCATATCTAGAGGAATTATTTCCGTTTAAAGAAAGAACGGTAAAGTCTATTGATCGCAGAACGCCTCACGAAGCTAGAGAAGTAAAAGAGGTTCGTGAAGTTCAGGATATAAAACAAGGGAAATTAAATATGGGATTCCGTACAAATGTTGTTTATGGAGACCCAGAGTATTTTGCCCTTCAAGTGCTAAACGGCATTTATGGAGGCTTCTCGCATTCCAAGTTATTTATTAATGTTAGGGAAAAAGAAAGTCTTGCTTATTATGCAGCAAGTCGTCTTGAAAGTCATAAAGGGTTGCTGCTCGTAATGTCGGGGATTGATAATCAAAATTACGATAAAGCAGTAAAGATTATTAAGGAACAGATGGAGCTAATGAAAAAAGGCGAGTTTTCTGATCAAGAAATAATGCAAACAAAAGCAGTGATTCATAATCAAATGCTTGAAACGTTAGACACCTCCCGCGGCATGATCGAACTATTCTATCATAACAGCGTAAGTGACAAATATGTCGAAATGGGCGAGTGGCTCCACATTATGAGTAAAGTTTCGAGAGAAGAAATTATCGAAGCTGCCAAGAAGATTGAATTAGACACTATTTATTTCTTAACCGGATCGGAGGGGAATGCATAA
- a CDS encoding IS110 family RNA-guided transposase gives MEAMIERCAGLDVHQETVVACVLFGSLDKKPNKEIQTFPTTTSGLLALSDWLSSHKITDAVMESTGVYWKPVWNVIECDFQLILANAQHVKNVPGRKTDVKDAEWLAKLLRSGLIEKNFVPPKEIRDLRDLTRYRKKLIHTRTSERNRIHKILQDANIKLTSVLSDIFGVTGCRIIEALINGEKIGVFELQQMVDSRVKASTTDIAEALNGGIRKHHIDMLRFHWDHINHIDETIEKVVERIDQALIPYQEECELLDTIPGVDKNASAIFIAEMGVDMSVFKSSKHLASWAGVSPGNYESAGKKKTGKTQYGNKSLRTTAVECSMATDRQYNRISAHRKRIMKRQGKSKARIASAHLILTIAYNILKTRQPYQELGPDYVDLEQSKEQKMIQYLKRKGYRIEPTNEQIA, from the coding sequence ATGGAAGCTATGATTGAACGGTGTGCAGGCCTAGATGTACACCAAGAAACAGTAGTTGCTTGTGTTTTATTTGGTTCATTAGATAAAAAACCAAATAAAGAGATTCAAACCTTTCCAACAACCACAAGTGGCCTTTTGGCACTTAGCGACTGGCTATCCTCACACAAAATAACGGATGCTGTAATGGAAAGTACCGGTGTATATTGGAAGCCCGTTTGGAATGTTATAGAATGTGACTTCCAATTAATCCTCGCCAATGCCCAACATGTTAAAAATGTTCCCGGAAGGAAAACAGACGTAAAAGATGCGGAGTGGTTAGCTAAACTTTTGCGTTCTGGACTAATTGAAAAAAATTTTGTACCGCCCAAAGAAATTCGTGATTTGCGAGATTTAACCCGGTATCGTAAAAAACTCATCCATACACGAACTTCTGAGCGCAATCGAATCCACAAAATTCTACAGGATGCAAATATTAAACTAACTTCTGTTTTATCTGACATTTTTGGTGTCACTGGTTGTCGCATTATTGAAGCCCTAATAAACGGCGAAAAAATAGGTGTGTTTGAACTTCAACAAATGGTTGATTCAAGAGTTAAGGCGAGCACAACAGATATTGCAGAAGCCCTTAACGGTGGAATACGTAAACATCATATTGATATGTTACGTTTCCATTGGGACCATATCAATCACATCGATGAAACAATCGAAAAAGTAGTTGAACGCATAGACCAAGCGCTTATTCCTTATCAAGAGGAGTGCGAACTACTAGATACCATACCGGGTGTGGATAAAAATGCATCCGCAATCTTTATAGCTGAAATGGGTGTAGACATGTCAGTATTTAAAAGTTCTAAACATCTAGCCTCATGGGCTGGAGTGAGTCCAGGAAATTATGAGAGTGCCGGTAAAAAAAAAACAGGTAAAACTCAGTACGGAAACAAATCATTAAGAACCACCGCTGTTGAATGTTCCATGGCTACAGATAGACAGTATAATCGCATATCTGCACATAGAAAAAGAATTATGAAACGACAAGGAAAATCGAAAGCACGGATCGCTTCCGCTCATTTAATCCTAACAATTGCTTACAATATTTTAAAAACAAGGCAACCATATCAGGAACTAGGCCCTGATTATGTTGATCTCGAACAAAGTAAAGAACAAAAAATGATTCAATACTTAAAAAGGAAAGGGTATCGTATTGAACCCACTAATGAACAAATTGCTTAA
- a CDS encoding YmfK family protein, protein MEQKEWYLEYEIQKNRPGLLGDISSLLGMLSINIITINGVDDGRRGLLMLAKNKEQIKRLESILYTMDTIKVIKLREPSLRDKLAVRHGRYIQRDADDKKTFRFVRYELGLLVDFMAELFKTEGHKLIGIRGMPRVGKTESIVAASVCANKRWLLLSSTLLKQTIRQSLMQGEYNENNLFIMDGIVSSKQINERHWAVIREVMRLPCIKVVEHPDAFVHNTEYTLDDFDYIIELRHEPGEEILYDVHKKNTFALESEFEGFDF, encoded by the coding sequence TTGGAACAGAAGGAATGGTATTTAGAATACGAAATTCAAAAAAACCGACCTGGCCTATTAGGGGATATTTCCTCTTTACTAGGGATGCTTTCTATTAATATTATCACCATTAATGGGGTGGACGATGGACGTCGCGGCTTATTAATGTTAGCAAAAAATAAGGAACAAATAAAAAGGTTAGAATCTATTCTCTATACAATGGACACAATAAAAGTAATCAAGCTTAGAGAACCATCTTTAAGAGATAAACTTGCGGTGAGACATGGTCGTTATATTCAAAGAGATGCTGATGATAAAAAAACATTTCGTTTTGTTCGTTATGAGCTGGGACTGTTGGTCGATTTTATGGCTGAATTATTTAAGACAGAAGGCCATAAATTAATAGGCATAAGAGGGATGCCGCGTGTAGGTAAAACCGAGTCTATTGTTGCTGCTAGTGTTTGTGCCAATAAGAGATGGCTTTTATTAAGTTCCACTTTGTTAAAGCAAACAATTCGCCAGTCCTTAATGCAAGGAGAATATAATGAAAACAATTTATTTATTATGGATGGAATTGTATCTTCCAAGCAAATTAATGAGCGACATTGGGCAGTAATTAGAGAAGTGATGCGCCTGCCATGCATCAAAGTGGTAGAACATCCCGACGCCTTTGTACATAATACAGAATACACTTTAGATGATTTTGATTATATTATTGAGTTAAGACATGAGCCAGGCGAGGAGATTCTTTATGATGTTCATAAAAAGAATACTTTTGCCTTAGAAAGTGAATTCGAGGGTTTTGATTTTTAG
- a CDS encoding DUF3243 domain-containing protein: MSILENWDQWKDFLADRLHHAENEGMSQAVIGDLAFQIGDYLSNQVQPKNEQEKILSDLWSVADEKEQHAIANMMVKLVHNNGTK; encoded by the coding sequence ATGTCTATATTAGAAAATTGGGATCAATGGAAAGACTTTTTAGCAGATCGTCTTCATCATGCGGAAAATGAGGGCATGAGCCAAGCGGTAATCGGAGACCTTGCTTTCCAAATTGGAGATTACTTATCTAACCAAGTTCAACCTAAAAACGAACAAGAAAAGATTCTTTCTGATCTATGGTCAGTTGCAGATGAAAAAGAACAACATGCAATTGCCAATATGATGGTAAAATTAGTGCACAATAACGGAACAAAATAA
- the recA gene encoding recombinase RecA, whose protein sequence is MSDRQAALEMALKQIEKQFGKGSIMKLGEQADKVISTSPSGSLALDAALGVGGYPRGRIVEIYGPESSGKTTVALHAIAEVQANGGQAAFIDAEHALDPVYAQKLGVNIDELLLSQPDTGEQALEIAEALVRSGAVDILVIDSVAALVPKAEIEGEMGDSHVGLQARLMSQALRKLSGAINKSKTIAIFINQIREKVGVMFGNPETTPGGRALKFYSSVRLEVRRAETLKQGTDMVGNKTKIKVVKNKVAPPFKVAEVDIMYGEGISKEGEIIDLGSELDIVQKSGAWYSYNDERLGQGRENAKLFLKENVEMRLEIQKKIRDHYGLDKEVPLKPENDDQEQFELID, encoded by the coding sequence TTGAGTGATCGTCAAGCTGCATTAGAAATGGCGTTAAAACAAATAGAAAAGCAATTCGGTAAAGGTAGTATCATGAAGCTGGGAGAGCAAGCTGATAAAGTCATTTCTACTAGTCCAAGTGGATCGTTAGCTTTAGATGCAGCCCTAGGTGTTGGTGGATATCCAAGAGGTCGTATCGTTGAAATATATGGTCCTGAAAGTTCAGGTAAAACAACAGTAGCACTACATGCTATTGCTGAGGTTCAGGCTAATGGCGGACAAGCAGCATTTATTGATGCAGAGCATGCATTAGACCCAGTTTATGCACAAAAGCTTGGCGTTAATATTGATGAGTTATTACTTTCCCAACCAGATACAGGGGAACAAGCATTAGAAATTGCAGAAGCTTTAGTTCGAAGTGGAGCAGTTGATATTCTAGTAATTGACTCTGTAGCAGCACTTGTACCAAAAGCGGAGATTGAAGGAGAAATGGGAGATTCTCACGTTGGACTTCAAGCACGTTTAATGTCGCAGGCTCTTCGTAAATTATCTGGAGCAATTAATAAATCAAAAACGATTGCTATTTTTATCAACCAAATTCGTGAAAAAGTTGGAGTAATGTTCGGAAATCCTGAAACAACTCCTGGTGGTCGTGCGTTGAAATTCTATTCATCTGTTCGTTTAGAAGTGCGTCGTGCAGAAACGCTAAAACAAGGGACAGATATGGTAGGGAACAAGACAAAAATTAAAGTTGTAAAAAATAAAGTTGCACCACCTTTCAAAGTGGCAGAAGTTGATATCATGTATGGAGAAGGTATCTCTAAAGAAGGCGAGATAATTGACCTTGGTTCAGAACTTGATATTGTTCAAAAGAGCGGAGCTTGGTATTCCTATAATGACGAAAGATTAGGACAAGGCCGTGAAAATGCGAAGCTTTTCTTAAAAGAAAATGTAGAAATGCGCCTAGAAATTCAAAAGAAAATTCGCGACCATTACGGGCTAGATAAAGAAGTACCATTGAAACCTGAAAATGACGACCAAGAACAATTTGAATTAATCGATTAA
- the ymfI gene encoding elongation factor P 5-aminopentanone reductase, which produces MGKWILITGASGGIGQAIAKQLAKEGYSLYLHYHQNETAIKQLLESLSAYDGEYLPIQADLQQENDYKKIVENIFTIDGIIHASGISTYGLFTDLKEEEMKALWNIHVHSLMCITKAILPKMLSRQSGNIIVITSIWGQVGAAMEVAYSAVKGAQISFVKALSKELAYNGIRVNAVAPGAIKTNMLHTFSPEEMQLITEEIPMGRLGSPREVAESVAFLLSEKSSYMTGQILSLNGGWYV; this is translated from the coding sequence ATGGGGAAATGGATTTTAATTACTGGTGCCTCTGGGGGAATCGGCCAAGCAATTGCGAAACAGTTAGCTAAAGAAGGTTATTCCCTTTATTTGCATTATCATCAAAATGAAACGGCAATAAAGCAGCTTTTAGAATCACTATCTGCGTATGATGGAGAATATTTACCGATTCAAGCAGATTTACAACAAGAAAACGACTATAAAAAAATAGTGGAAAATATTTTTACAATAGATGGAATCATTCATGCGAGTGGTATCAGTACATACGGATTATTTACCGATCTCAAAGAGGAAGAAATGAAAGCTTTATGGAATATCCATGTTCATTCATTAATGTGTATAACAAAAGCAATATTACCCAAAATGCTATCTAGACAAAGTGGTAATATTATTGTTATTACAAGTATTTGGGGACAGGTAGGTGCGGCGATGGAAGTAGCGTATTCTGCCGTTAAAGGGGCACAAATAAGCTTTGTAAAGGCATTAAGCAAGGAATTAGCCTACAACGGGATTCGTGTCAATGCTGTAGCGCCTGGTGCCATTAAAACGAATATGCTTCATACATTTTCGCCAGAAGAAATGCAGCTGATTACAGAAGAAATACCAATGGGAAGATTGGGGAGCCCAAGAGAAGTGGCAGAAAGCGTGGCCTTTTTATTATCAGAAAAATCTTCTTATATGACTGGCCAAATCCTTTCTCTAAATGGTGGCTGGTATGTATAG
- the yfmH gene encoding EF-P 5-aminopentanol modification-associated protein YfmH: MEKIEFAQLQEELYYEKLANGLKVYILPKKGFNKTFCTFTTNYGSVDNTFIPLDGSEFTQVPDGIAHFLEHKLFEKEDGDVFQEFSKQGASANAFTSFTRTAYLFSSTSNVANNLETLINFVQEPYFTEKTVEKEKGIIGQEITMYDDNPDWRLYFGLIDNMYVNHPVKIDIAGTIESISHITKDMLYECYNTFYHPSNMLLFIVGPVDPEEYMAHIKENQEKKDYTNHSKIQRKFASEPEHVNKEKQVLKMNVHTSKCLIGIKGIDVEQSGKEMMKQEWSINLLLDFLFSESSENYQNLFQEGLIDDTFSYDYTQEHGFGFAMIGGDTSDPDRLESAIKDILMKAKTTDFANETLDRTKKKKIGAFLRAINSPEYIANQFTRYAFNEMNLFDVVPAVEEITVEDIKNAANKLLAEERITTCQVVPK, translated from the coding sequence ATGGAAAAAATAGAATTTGCACAGTTGCAAGAAGAATTATATTATGAAAAATTAGCGAATGGACTAAAAGTATATATTTTGCCGAAAAAAGGTTTTAATAAAACATTTTGTACGTTTACAACTAATTATGGTTCGGTAGATAACACGTTTATTCCCCTTGACGGTTCTGAATTTACCCAAGTTCCTGATGGGATTGCCCATTTCTTGGAGCATAAATTATTTGAAAAAGAAGACGGAGACGTTTTTCAAGAGTTCAGTAAACAAGGAGCAAGTGCTAATGCATTTACATCCTTTACGAGAACAGCTTACTTATTTTCGAGTACATCCAATGTAGCTAATAATCTAGAAACGCTCATAAACTTTGTGCAAGAGCCTTATTTCACGGAAAAAACCGTGGAAAAAGAAAAGGGAATTATCGGTCAAGAAATTACGATGTATGATGATAATCCAGATTGGCGCTTATATTTTGGCTTAATTGACAATATGTATGTAAATCATCCGGTGAAAATTGATATTGCTGGCACGATTGAATCAATCTCACACATTACGAAAGATATGTTATATGAGTGCTACAATACGTTCTATCATCCAAGTAATATGCTACTTTTTATTGTGGGACCAGTTGATCCAGAAGAATACATGGCCCATATAAAAGAAAATCAGGAGAAAAAAGATTATACCAATCATAGTAAAATCCAGCGCAAATTTGCTAGTGAACCAGAGCATGTAAATAAAGAAAAGCAAGTATTGAAAATGAATGTGCATACGTCAAAATGCTTGATTGGAATTAAAGGAATTGATGTAGAGCAATCAGGAAAAGAAATGATGAAACAAGAGTGGAGCATTAATTTATTATTAGATTTTCTATTCAGCGAAAGCTCTGAAAACTATCAAAACCTTTTTCAAGAAGGCTTAATTGATGATACTTTTTCTTATGATTACACACAGGAGCATGGTTTTGGATTTGCGATGATCGGTGGCGATACGAGTGATCCTGATCGATTGGAAAGTGCAATCAAAGATATCTTAATGAAAGCAAAAACTACGGATTTCGCAAATGAAACACTAGATAGAACAAAGAAAAAGAAAATTGGTGCATTTTTGCGCGCGATTAATTCACCAGAATACATCGCTAACCAATTTACGCGCTATGCATTTAATGAGATGAATTTATTTGATGTAGTACCAGCAGTTGAAGAAATTACGGTTGAAGATATAAAGAATGCAGCGAATAAATTATTAGCAGAAGAAAGAATAACCACTTGTCAAGTGGTGCCTAAATAA
- the pgsA gene encoding CDP-diacylglycerol--glycerol-3-phosphate 3-phosphatidyltransferase: protein MNLPNRITVARILLIPVFLVIMLIDFPWGELTLLGVTLPMTHFIGALIFIIASTTDWIDGHFARKYNLVTDLGKFLDPLADKLLVSSALIVLVGLDMAPAWITIVIISREFAVTGLRLVLAGGGEVVAANMLGKIKTWAQIVAISALLLHNMIFELISLPLDLIALWVALFFTVWSGWDYFAKNKQAFVSSK from the coding sequence ATGAATTTACCAAATAGGATTACCGTAGCAAGAATTTTATTAATCCCCGTCTTTCTAGTAATCATGCTAATAGATTTTCCATGGGGAGAGCTGACGCTTTTAGGTGTCACATTGCCGATGACACATTTTATCGGTGCCTTGATTTTTATTATTGCTTCAACCACAGATTGGATTGATGGACACTTTGCGCGAAAATATAATTTAGTAACGGATTTAGGGAAATTTTTAGATCCTTTAGCAGATAAATTACTCGTTTCTTCTGCATTAATTGTATTAGTTGGATTAGATATGGCCCCTGCGTGGATTACTATTGTTATTATAAGCAGAGAATTTGCTGTAACTGGCTTGCGTTTAGTGCTTGCTGGTGGTGGAGAAGTGGTCGCTGCAAACATGCTCGGGAAAATAAAAACTTGGGCACAAATTGTTGCCATCTCGGCACTTTTATTACATAATATGATTTTTGAACTTATATCTCTTCCGCTTGACTTGATTGCGTTATGGGTTGCATTGTTCTTTACAGTTTGGTCTGGTTGGGATTATTTTGCAAAAAACAAACAAGCTTTTGTTTCATCCAAATAA